The following proteins are encoded in a genomic region of Bacillus sp. Marseille-Q1617:
- a CDS encoding ABC-F family ATP-binding cassette domain-containing protein encodes MRMLTAENLSKSYGEKTLFDSISFSINEKERVGLIGVNGTGKSSLLKLIAGIEDYDSGEIITPGDYHIAYLQQEPVIDGDLSVIGQVFRGEAKMIRAMREYETALLEMEQDPESVTVQEKLFEAQKQMDIDNAWEANANAKAILTKLGIYDFSKKMNELSGGQKKRVALAGVLIETPDLLILDEPTNHLDYQSIKWLEDFLAKYNGAVLLVTHDRYFLDRVTNRTFELDGGRLFSYRGNYASFIEAKAAREENERQISEKQKNLYRRELEWMRRGAKARTTKQKARIQRFENLEGNMTSGPGNAQVDIAIGGNRLGKQVFELKDASKCYDGQVILQDFNYLIKPGDRIGIVGKNGSGKSTFLNILSGIEELNSGELITGQTVKIAYYTQGHEELDESMRMIEYIREAGEFITTEKGERISVTSMLERFLFPMSTHGTLIRKLSGGEKRRLFLLKLLMGKPNVLLLDEPTNDLDTETLTVLEDYINDFSGVVVTVSHDRYFLDKTANQLLIFNGEGDFGFYFGEYTEYLEDAELETRKQAEEKKQDTVSKQPASQPEKEKKRLSYMEKREWDEIEGKISDLEEKLENVQEELQTVGSNFERAQELMNESQQLNEQLELLIERWSYLSEFAD; translated from the coding sequence ATGAGAATGTTAACAGCAGAGAATCTGTCAAAATCATACGGAGAGAAAACGTTATTCGACAGTATCTCATTTTCTATAAATGAAAAGGAGAGAGTCGGTCTGATCGGTGTAAACGGCACGGGGAAGTCAAGCCTATTAAAGTTGATCGCTGGGATTGAAGACTATGATTCAGGTGAGATCATTACTCCTGGAGATTATCATATTGCCTATCTGCAGCAGGAGCCGGTAATTGATGGTGATTTGAGTGTTATTGGGCAGGTTTTTCGCGGAGAGGCAAAAATGATCAGAGCCATGCGTGAATATGAAACGGCCCTGCTTGAAATGGAACAGGACCCTGAAAGCGTTACGGTGCAGGAGAAATTATTTGAGGCGCAGAAACAGATGGATATTGACAATGCTTGGGAAGCCAATGCAAATGCTAAAGCAATTCTTACAAAATTGGGTATATATGATTTCTCCAAAAAAATGAATGAGTTATCGGGAGGGCAAAAGAAGAGGGTGGCACTTGCCGGTGTGCTCATTGAAACTCCAGACCTTCTCATACTCGATGAACCTACAAACCATCTGGATTATCAATCGATAAAATGGCTGGAAGATTTCTTGGCTAAGTATAATGGTGCAGTATTATTGGTGACACATGACCGGTATTTCCTGGATCGCGTTACAAATCGTACATTTGAGTTGGACGGTGGCAGGCTTTTCTCTTATAGAGGGAACTATGCTTCGTTTATTGAAGCGAAAGCGGCAAGGGAGGAAAACGAACGTCAGATTTCCGAGAAACAGAAAAACCTCTATCGTCGTGAACTTGAGTGGATGAGGAGAGGAGCAAAAGCACGGACCACCAAGCAGAAAGCAAGGATTCAGCGATTTGAAAACCTGGAGGGGAATATGACGTCAGGCCCGGGTAACGCTCAAGTGGATATTGCAATAGGTGGCAATCGACTGGGGAAGCAGGTATTTGAATTAAAAGATGCTTCGAAATGTTACGATGGCCAGGTGATCCTGCAAGACTTCAATTACTTAATCAAGCCGGGTGACCGTATTGGGATAGTCGGGAAAAATGGCAGTGGAAAGTCGACATTCCTTAACATTCTCTCGGGGATCGAAGAACTGAATTCAGGGGAACTGATCACCGGTCAAACCGTCAAAATCGCATACTACACCCAAGGTCATGAGGAATTGGATGAAAGTATGCGGATGATCGAATATATCCGGGAGGCCGGTGAATTCATCACGACAGAAAAGGGGGAACGTATATCCGTCACTTCAATGCTGGAGCGGTTTCTTTTTCCGATGAGTACCCATGGCACGCTGATACGCAAGCTCTCTGGCGGAGAGAAGAGAAGGCTGTTTCTTCTGAAGTTATTAATGGGAAAACCGAATGTGCTTCTGCTTGATGAACCCACCAACGACCTGGATACTGAAACCCTCACGGTCCTTGAAGATTATATTAATGATTTTTCAGGAGTCGTAGTGACTGTTTCCCATGACCGGTATTTCCTGGACAAAACCGCTAATCAATTGCTCATTTTTAACGGTGAAGGCGATTTTGGATTCTATTTCGGAGAGTATACTGAGTACTTGGAGGATGCTGAATTAGAAACGCGTAAGCAGGCAGAAGAGAAGAAACAGGATACAGTATCAAAACAGCCTGCATCACAGCCTGAAAAAGAGAAAAAAAGGTTATCCTATATGGAGAAGCGTGAATGGGATGAGATTGAAGGCAAAATCTCTGACCTCGAAGAAAAACTGGAAAATGTCCAGGAAGAACTCCAAACGGTCGGAAGCAATTTTGAACGGGCGCAAGAACTAATGAATGAAAGTCAGCAATTAAACGAACAGCTCGAACTTCTGATCGAAAGATGGAGCTATCTCTCAGAATTTGCAGATTAA
- a CDS encoding metal ABC transporter permease, translated as MNHLWQSLLHDGNTQWVLLSTLLLGIASGVLGSFALLRKQSLIGDAVAHAALPGICFAFMFIGEKNFFVLLIGAASTGLLAAYTIQLITNTTRIKEDTAICLVLSVFFGLGIVMLTKVAQMPTGNQSGLDDFIFGQAASLVGRDVQLMGLTAAVLIVITTLLFKEFKVSTFDPQFARGIGLPVGFLNFLFVSLLVITVVIGIQAVGVILMAAMLITPAISARYWTDSLRTMVFISGIVGGLSGAAGTLISTMGKGLSTGPFIVLTATVIFIFSLLFSPKRGLISIILRRARNDERLAIRFVLKKVYAMRKERIYEKSLYEETNISMFRYTRVMKHLVKNGYIVKTDGAVSITDWGAMKAEQFRFVDEIVELKEMYPSELGSLDINWIEEQEEEVLSKDQLKKLQSKMSEIYSQNPFLNIKVNADRGGQGYEL; from the coding sequence GTGAATCATTTATGGCAATCCCTTTTACATGATGGAAACACACAATGGGTATTACTGAGTACATTATTGCTGGGGATCGCAAGCGGGGTATTAGGAAGTTTTGCGCTATTAAGAAAGCAGAGTTTGATAGGGGATGCCGTAGCCCATGCTGCACTGCCCGGTATATGTTTCGCTTTTATGTTCATTGGTGAAAAGAACTTCTTCGTATTACTGATTGGTGCAGCCTCAACCGGATTGCTGGCAGCTTATACCATACAATTGATTACCAATACGACCAGAATCAAGGAAGACACCGCGATCTGTCTGGTGTTGTCTGTATTTTTCGGATTGGGTATCGTCATGCTGACGAAGGTAGCCCAAATGCCTACCGGGAACCAAAGCGGCTTGGATGATTTCATCTTTGGCCAGGCTGCTTCCCTCGTAGGCAGGGATGTTCAACTGATGGGTCTGACAGCAGCAGTATTAATTGTCATCACAACTCTGTTATTTAAAGAGTTCAAAGTAAGTACATTTGACCCTCAATTTGCAAGGGGAATCGGACTTCCTGTAGGATTCCTGAATTTCTTATTCGTCTCCCTTTTAGTGATTACCGTGGTAATCGGCATTCAGGCTGTAGGTGTCATATTAATGGCTGCCATGCTGATTACACCGGCTATTTCAGCCAGATACTGGACTGATTCACTTCGTACGATGGTCTTCATTTCTGGCATAGTCGGCGGATTATCAGGAGCAGCGGGAACATTGATCAGTACTATGGGCAAAGGGTTATCGACAGGACCATTCATCGTATTGACCGCAACTGTCATTTTCATCTTTTCCTTGCTGTTTTCACCTAAGAGAGGGTTGATTTCCATTATCCTGAGGAGAGCCAGGAATGATGAACGCTTAGCAATTCGCTTCGTATTGAAGAAAGTCTATGCAATGAGAAAAGAAAGGATTTACGAAAAATCCCTTTACGAAGAAACGAATATTTCAATGTTCAGATATACTCGTGTCATGAAGCACCTTGTGAAAAACGGTTATATCGTAAAGACCGATGGTGCAGTTTCCATTACGGACTGGGGTGCTATGAAAGCGGAACAATTCAGGTTTGTAGATGAGATTGTTGAACTGAAAGAAATGTACCCCAGTGAACTGGGATCACTTGACATTAACTGGATTGAAGAGCAGGAAGAAGAAGTTTTATCAAAGGACCAATTAAAGAAGCTCCAATCGAAAATGTCAGAGATCTACAGTCAAAATCCTTTCTTAAACATAAAAGTGAATGCTGACAGAGGAGGGCAGGGTTATGAGCTATGA
- a CDS encoding DegV family protein, which translates to MRIAWVTDSTAYIEDLSACKEKNVFVVPMNILFGEKEYKDGIDLSPQDLFEKLKEEKVEVKTSQPSIGTFKELYEELAGRYDHIFSIHVSSHFSGTMSSAYQAAELLSDTFPSITCIDSKTLTYPLTELIEYGQTLHEKGKSIEEMTKSIEEKIKTREVYVMVGSLEQLHKSGRMNGLSFFLGSVLNIKPILSIVDGKLEVYDKVRSINKGLSKMSKQLSESLKTKKIKKVSILHGLNHEEAAEWMEELKKSYPDIEFGAYPLGAVIDVHAGANTIGISWSEDIGQA; encoded by the coding sequence ATGAGAATCGCATGGGTAACTGATAGTACTGCATATATCGAGGATCTATCAGCATGTAAGGAAAAAAATGTGTTTGTAGTGCCTATGAATATATTATTTGGGGAAAAGGAGTATAAGGATGGAATAGATTTATCTCCGCAAGACCTCTTTGAAAAGTTGAAGGAAGAAAAAGTGGAAGTGAAAACGTCACAGCCTTCCATCGGAACGTTCAAGGAATTGTATGAAGAGCTTGCAGGCAGATATGATCATATTTTTTCAATCCACGTCTCTTCTCACTTCAGCGGCACCATGTCTTCGGCATATCAGGCGGCAGAATTGCTAAGTGATACATTTCCTTCTATTACCTGCATTGATTCCAAGACGCTGACGTATCCTTTGACAGAACTAATTGAATATGGTCAAACCCTTCATGAAAAAGGGAAGTCGATTGAAGAAATGACAAAATCCATAGAGGAAAAGATCAAAACCAGGGAAGTATATGTCATGGTAGGAAGTCTCGAACAGCTGCACAAGAGCGGAAGAATGAACGGTCTTTCTTTCTTTCTTGGAAGTGTATTAAATATCAAACCAATCCTATCTATAGTTGATGGAAAACTAGAAGTGTATGACAAAGTTAGAAGTATAAATAAAGGCTTGAGTAAGATGAGTAAACAGCTGAGTGAATCATTAAAGACAAAGAAAATAAAGAAAGTTTCAATCTTACATGGATTGAATCACGAGGAGGCTGCCGAATGGATGGAAGAATTAAAAAAGAGCTACCCGGATATTGAATTCGGAGCATATCCGCTTGGAGCCGTCATCGATGTACACGCAGGGGCAAACACTATTGGAATCAGCTGGTCAGAGGATATCGGGCAAGCATAA
- the mntR gene encoding transcriptional regulator MntR has product MPTPSMEDYLEQIYLLIENKGYARVSDIAEALTVHPSSVTKMVQKLDKDDYLVYEKYRGLVLTPKGNKIGKRLVYRHDLLEQFLRVIGVKEEHIYEDVEGIEHHLSWDSIDRIGDLVQFFEEEEKRLEELRDVQGRSE; this is encoded by the coding sequence ATGCCTACACCAAGCATGGAAGACTATTTAGAACAGATTTATTTGTTAATTGAAAATAAAGGGTATGCAAGAGTATCTGATATAGCTGAAGCTTTGACCGTTCATCCCTCTTCAGTGACGAAAATGGTGCAGAAATTAGATAAAGATGACTACCTGGTATATGAAAAATATCGTGGGCTCGTACTGACTCCAAAAGGAAATAAAATAGGAAAACGCTTAGTTTACAGACATGATCTCCTTGAGCAGTTCCTTCGAGTGATCGGTGTAAAGGAAGAACATATATATGAAGACGTTGAAGGAATTGAACATCACCTGAGCTGGGATTCCATCGACAGGATCGGTGACCTGGTACAGTTTTTTGAAGAAGAAGAAAAGAGGCTGGAAGAGTTAAGGGATGTTCAAGGACGTAGTGAATGA
- a CDS encoding HD domain-containing protein, translating to MDRVEIEELINALKKEFKEEATGHDWFHLERVRNNALLIAEKENVTDTYIIELAALLHDVPDEKLNSSKEEGKRKLERFVSLLSLHEDEKKELYDIIFSISYKGGNEETLSSIKAMIVRDADRLDAMGAIGIARTFAYGGKKGQSLYDPDIAVRSDMTLSEYRTGKSSSIHHFHEKLLKLKDLMCTETGKILAEERHVYMLGFLKQFNREWNGQE from the coding sequence GTGGACCGGGTCGAAATAGAAGAACTGATCAATGCGTTGAAGAAAGAATTTAAAGAAGAGGCAACAGGACATGACTGGTTTCACCTTGAGCGAGTAAGAAATAATGCCCTGTTGATTGCAGAGAAAGAAAATGTGACAGATACATATATCATTGAGTTAGCTGCTTTATTGCATGATGTTCCAGATGAAAAGCTTAATTCGTCCAAGGAAGAAGGGAAAAGAAAGCTCGAACGATTCGTATCCTTGCTTTCACTTCATGAAGATGAAAAGAAAGAATTATATGATATCATCTTCTCCATTTCTTATAAAGGCGGAAACGAGGAGACGTTATCCTCTATTAAAGCAATGATTGTCAGGGACGCTGACAGGCTGGATGCAATGGGGGCAATCGGAATTGCGAGAACGTTCGCATATGGCGGTAAAAAGGGGCAATCATTGTATGACCCTGATATTGCGGTACGGTCTGACATGACCCTGAGTGAATACAGAACCGGAAAAAGTTCAAGCATCCATCATTTTCATGAGAAATTATTGAAATTGAAAGACTTGATGTGCACGGAAACAGGGAAGATCCTTGCAGAAGAACGGCATGTATATATGCTTGGATTCCTGAAGCAATTCAACAGAGAATGGAATGGTCAAGAATGA
- a CDS encoding DUF3892 domain-containing protein, translated as MEEITKVQRNYHGDIISFQTSAGRIISYRKAVLEASEGLLDGVDLRENEWGEYEIYSSDASKQGFDDYPTIF; from the coding sequence ATGGAGGAAATCACGAAAGTTCAACGTAATTATCATGGGGATATCATCAGTTTTCAAACATCAGCCGGAAGGATCATATCTTATCGAAAAGCTGTGCTGGAAGCTTCAGAGGGACTATTGGATGGTGTTGATCTTCGGGAAAACGAATGGGGAGAATATGAAATCTACTCATCTGATGCATCCAAACAAGGATTCGATGATTACCCGACCATTTTTTGA
- a CDS encoding metal ABC transporter permease, translating into MSYELWILLTGSLVGLSCGVIGCFLILRKMSMLADAISHTVLLGLVMAFIVSQSMNGFNMLIGAAAAGLLTTFIVQLLNSSGIQEDAAIGVVFTSLFALGVILISLFAKNVHLDVEHALMGEIAFVPWNTISLPFLGAIPKSVVMLGSILIIDTAVILLLFKEFKLTSFDPNMAAAIGIPVLAIHYILMGLVSVTTVSAFDSVGAILVVAMLIAPGATAYLLTDRYKVMLLLSGVIGIFDSVAGYYGAKLLDVSISGSMAVAAGIVFLIVWMLSPKYGLVSKFLNHRRLSEE; encoded by the coding sequence ATGAGCTATGAACTATGGATTCTTCTAACAGGCAGCCTGGTAGGCTTATCATGCGGTGTAATCGGCTGTTTCTTAATACTGAGGAAGATGTCGATGCTTGCTGATGCTATCAGCCATACAGTACTTCTTGGACTGGTCATGGCTTTCATCGTAAGTCAAAGCATGAATGGTTTCAATATGCTGATCGGGGCAGCTGCGGCTGGACTATTGACGACTTTTATCGTTCAGCTATTGAATTCGAGCGGTATTCAGGAAGATGCTGCCATAGGAGTTGTATTTACTTCTCTGTTTGCCCTGGGGGTCATCCTCATTTCCTTGTTTGCTAAAAATGTACACCTGGATGTGGAGCATGCATTGATGGGGGAGATTGCTTTTGTCCCTTGGAACACCATATCCTTGCCTTTCCTTGGGGCAATACCAAAATCTGTTGTGATGCTGGGATCGATTCTAATTATTGATACTGCAGTTATTTTGCTATTATTCAAGGAATTTAAGTTAACATCTTTCGACCCCAATATGGCTGCCGCCATTGGTATTCCGGTGTTAGCCATACATTATATCCTGATGGGGCTGGTCTCGGTTACGACCGTTTCTGCTTTTGACAGTGTGGGAGCGATTCTGGTGGTTGCCATGTTGATTGCACCAGGGGCTACAGCATATTTATTAACAGACAGATATAAGGTAATGCTTCTCTTGAGCGGTGTTATTGGAATCTTTGACAGTGTAGCGGGATATTATGGAGCAAAGCTATTAGACGTTTCCATTTCAGGTTCAATGGCAGTAGCTGCCGGCATTGTATTCCTGATCGTATGGATGCTTTCACCAAAGTATGGATTAGTATCTAAATTCCTCAATCATAGAAGGTTGTCTGAAGAGTGA
- a CDS encoding class I SAM-dependent methyltransferase: protein MSKSEWHENAKSRWDINADNWHSRSAEMWSTGSRKAIIPFFLKNVNEGKKVGDLGCGDGYGSYLLHQNGFKVTGMDFSEKMVEIANQLEKEHLQFVQGDLVRPPFKDNAFDAVMAINSIEWTESPLQALNELERVTAKNGFICIGLLGPTAHPRENAFPRLHGENAICNTMMPWELERLSEEKGWKKIDEEWIYKKGVNGSLAASLSNELKQALTFMTLFMFRLS from the coding sequence ATGAGTAAATCAGAATGGCATGAAAATGCCAAATCACGATGGGATATAAATGCAGATAATTGGCATTCAAGAAGCGCCGAAATGTGGTCAACCGGCAGCAGAAAAGCAATCATCCCATTTTTTCTGAAAAATGTTAATGAAGGCAAAAAAGTGGGCGACCTTGGATGCGGCGATGGTTATGGCTCATATCTGCTTCATCAGAACGGATTTAAAGTGACCGGTATGGATTTTTCTGAAAAAATGGTCGAAATAGCAAATCAGCTTGAAAAGGAACATTTACAATTTGTTCAGGGGGATCTTGTCCGTCCCCCCTTTAAAGATAATGCGTTTGATGCAGTGATGGCCATCAATTCAATTGAATGGACAGAATCTCCGTTACAGGCATTGAATGAACTTGAAAGAGTCACTGCCAAAAATGGATTCATCTGTATTGGCCTGCTTGGTCCGACGGCGCATCCTAGAGAGAATGCCTTTCCTCGTCTGCATGGTGAAAATGCAATCTGTAACACAATGATGCCATGGGAATTAGAAAGATTGTCCGAAGAAAAAGGCTGGAAAAAGATTGATGAAGAATGGATATATAAAAAAGGTGTAAATGGAAGTTTGGCAGCATCACTTTCAAATGAACTAAAACAAGCGTTGACTTTCATGACTCTATTTATGTTCAGACTTTCTTGA
- a CDS encoding conserved virulence factor C family protein: MRIVSIEPTPSPNTMKVLLDRELEAGKSNNYKKDQTDGAPSIIKDILLIEGIKGVYHVADFLAVERNAKFDWQELLPQVRKAFGEETEQEGNESRMEEHFGEVNVSVQMFKGIPMQVKVTDGEEEKRFSLPDPFMKALASAQQDGDNVVLLRKWKDYGVRYGDLDDIGKDVVEELTAAYPDSRLESLAQQATENRTQAQPVRREKQKITLEDLRAPDWQTRYQKLEAMDDPTLDDLPLLELALQDEKVSIRRLAVVYLGMIEDERVLPLLYRGLDDKSASVRRTAGDCLSDLGFKKAIPQMVKALEDKSKLVRWRAAMFLYEEGDESALPGLKTAENDPEFEVKLQVKMAIERIEGGEEAKGSVWKQMTEARLKD, encoded by the coding sequence GTGAGAATTGTATCGATTGAACCTACCCCCAGCCCGAATACGATGAAGGTTCTCTTAGATAGGGAGCTTGAAGCGGGGAAAAGTAATAATTATAAAAAAGATCAGACTGATGGTGCACCATCGATCATCAAAGATATTCTTCTTATTGAAGGAATTAAAGGGGTTTATCATGTTGCAGACTTCCTTGCTGTTGAACGGAATGCGAAGTTTGATTGGCAGGAGCTTCTTCCCCAGGTCAGAAAAGCATTTGGAGAAGAAACGGAGCAAGAAGGGAATGAATCCCGGATGGAAGAGCATTTCGGTGAAGTGAATGTCTCTGTACAGATGTTTAAAGGGATTCCGATGCAGGTGAAAGTGACAGATGGCGAAGAAGAGAAGCGTTTTTCATTACCAGATCCATTTATGAAAGCATTAGCATCTGCCCAGCAGGATGGAGACAATGTTGTACTTCTCCGTAAGTGGAAAGACTATGGAGTGAGATACGGTGACCTGGATGATATCGGGAAGGATGTTGTGGAAGAATTAACCGCCGCCTATCCGGATTCAAGGCTCGAAAGCTTGGCTCAACAAGCAACTGAAAACCGTACTCAAGCGCAGCCTGTCCGTCGGGAAAAACAAAAAATCACGTTGGAGGATTTACGTGCACCAGACTGGCAAACCAGATATCAGAAGCTTGAAGCAATGGATGACCCGACTTTGGATGACCTGCCGCTTCTTGAATTAGCGCTCCAGGATGAAAAAGTGTCGATCCGCCGTCTGGCTGTGGTATATCTGGGCATGATCGAAGACGAGCGGGTATTGCCCCTGTTATATAGAGGACTTGATGATAAATCGGCATCTGTACGCCGTACAGCTGGTGATTGTTTATCCGATCTCGGATTCAAGAAGGCCATACCTCAAATGGTGAAAGCGCTGGAAGATAAGAGTAAATTGGTGAGATGGCGCGCTGCCATGTTCCTATACGAGGAAGGCGATGAATCGGCCCTTCCAGGCTTGAAAACTGCAGAAAACGATCCGGAATTCGAGGTTAAATTACAAGTGAAAATGGCCATCGAGCGCATAGAAGGCGGAGAAGAAGCAAAAGGCTCCGTCTGGAAACAAATGACAGAAGCGCGTTTAAAGGATTAA
- a CDS encoding formate--tetrahydrofolate ligase produces MTLTTGKLKTDMEIAQESTLLLISEIAHRIGLSEEDIELYGKYKGKISYEAIHNLNKLDDGKLILVTSINPTPAGEGKSTVTVGLADALNQLNKHAMIAMREPSLGPVMGMKGGATGGGFSQVLPMDEINLHFTGDIHSITTANNALAAMIDNHIHQGNELHIDPRRIVWKRALDMNDRALRNIVIGLGGPVQGVPREDGFDITVASEIMAVLCLSNDLGELKSRLGQIVVAYDFNRQPVTVKDLKVEGALTLLLKDALKPNLVQTIEHTPALIHGGPFANIAHGCNSIIATKTALKLADYVVTESGFGADLGAEKFLNIKSRAASIAPDAVVLVATIRALKMHGGQRKEDLQIENEEALKQGLANLKKHMETLDAFNVSYVVAINRFVSDTEREINLLISWCEEEGVPVSLADVWAKGGRGGLDLAQKVLSVMENSDKKFTPLYDLSDSLQKKIECIAEKVYGASGVDFTVKAKKQLDEYEKNGWGSLPICMAKTQYSLSDDPVRLGRPKDFTITIRELKPKIGAGFIVALTGEVMTMPGLPKHPAALNMDVDANGHATGLF; encoded by the coding sequence ATGACATTGACAACCGGGAAATTGAAAACAGATATGGAAATCGCACAGGAGTCAACTCTCCTGCTCATCTCTGAAATTGCTCATAGAATCGGACTTTCTGAAGAGGATATTGAGCTGTATGGAAAATATAAAGGGAAAATATCATATGAAGCGATACATAACCTGAATAAACTGGATGATGGAAAGTTAATATTGGTAACCTCCATTAACCCAACTCCTGCTGGCGAAGGGAAATCAACTGTGACGGTAGGACTTGCCGATGCACTGAATCAGTTGAATAAACATGCGATGATTGCCATGAGGGAACCTTCTTTGGGACCAGTCATGGGAATGAAAGGCGGAGCCACGGGAGGAGGATTCTCACAAGTCCTTCCAATGGATGAAATTAACCTTCACTTCACGGGGGACATCCATAGCATTACGACGGCTAATAATGCACTTGCGGCAATGATTGATAACCATATCCATCAAGGGAATGAATTACATATCGATCCGAGAAGGATCGTTTGGAAACGGGCCCTGGATATGAATGACAGGGCGTTAAGGAACATCGTGATCGGCCTTGGAGGACCCGTCCAGGGTGTACCGAGAGAAGATGGCTTTGATATCACCGTTGCATCTGAAATCATGGCCGTTTTATGTTTATCCAATGATCTTGGCGAATTAAAAAGCAGGCTGGGTCAGATTGTAGTGGCTTATGACTTTAATAGACAGCCGGTCACCGTGAAGGACCTTAAGGTGGAAGGAGCATTGACATTATTACTTAAGGATGCCCTGAAACCCAATCTGGTGCAAACAATCGAACATACACCTGCACTGATCCATGGGGGTCCATTTGCAAATATTGCTCACGGATGCAACAGCATCATCGCGACTAAAACAGCCTTGAAACTTGCTGATTATGTAGTGACCGAATCAGGATTCGGAGCAGATCTTGGAGCGGAAAAATTCCTGAATATCAAGTCGCGAGCTGCGAGTATTGCTCCTGATGCAGTCGTTCTGGTGGCAACGATCCGTGCATTGAAAATGCACGGAGGACAAAGAAAGGAAGATCTGCAGATTGAAAATGAGGAAGCTCTGAAACAGGGACTTGCGAATTTAAAAAAGCATATGGAAACCCTCGATGCATTTAACGTATCGTATGTGGTGGCGATCAACCGATTTGTATCAGATACCGAAAGGGAGATAAACTTGCTGATTTCCTGGTGTGAAGAGGAAGGGGTCCCGGTCTCATTAGCTGACGTATGGGCAAAAGGCGGCAGAGGCGGACTGGATTTAGCTCAAAAGGTACTGTCGGTCATGGAAAATAGTGATAAGAAATTCACCCCTCTATATGATTTGTCTGATTCACTTCAAAAGAAGATTGAATGCATTGCCGAAAAGGTATACGGGGCAAGTGGAGTGGATTTTACAGTAAAAGCCAAAAAGCAGCTGGATGAATATGAAAAAAATGGATGGGGAAGTCTTCCCATTTGCATGGCGAAAACTCAATACTCTTTGTCAGATGATCCGGTCAGGCTGGGAAGACCAAAGGATTTCACCATTACGATCAGGGAATTGAAACCAAAGATAGGGGCAGGGTTCATTGTGGCATTGACAGGGGAAGTGATGACGATGCCGGGGCTGCCAAAACATCCGGCTGCACTCAATATGGATGTCGATGCAAATGGACACGCCACTGGTTTATTCTGA
- a CDS encoding metal ABC transporter ATP-binding protein, with amino-acid sequence MNSVEIKGLTVAYHRKPVLVDVEFSVPKGKLIGIVGPNGAGKSTLIKAILGLIPRSSGDIKIFDKSYSPKSKMVGYVPQRGSVDWDFPTNALDVVLMGRYGHVGWFRRPSKKDVAYAMECLDKVGMTQFASRQISQLSGGQQQRVFLARALAQEAEVYFMDEPFVGVDAATEKAIISLLNELKEQGKTVLVVHHDLQTVTEYFDWTLLLNRKTIAYGPTVNVFNVDNLQLTYGGKLSFLEKDKMLIQP; translated from the coding sequence ATGAATTCAGTTGAAATAAAAGGATTGACCGTTGCGTATCATAGAAAACCAGTGCTGGTGGATGTGGAATTTTCAGTACCAAAAGGGAAGCTGATCGGAATCGTCGGTCCGAACGGGGCAGGAAAATCCACCTTGATCAAAGCTATTTTAGGATTGATCCCCCGTTCATCCGGAGACATCAAAATATTTGATAAATCGTATTCACCGAAGAGTAAAATGGTTGGGTATGTCCCGCAGAGGGGATCAGTAGACTGGGATTTTCCTACAAATGCACTTGATGTTGTATTGATGGGCAGATATGGGCATGTAGGCTGGTTTAGAAGACCTTCAAAAAAAGATGTTGCCTATGCCATGGAATGCTTGGATAAAGTAGGGATGACTCAATTTGCATCAAGGCAGATCAGCCAGCTTTCAGGCGGCCAGCAGCAAAGAGTATTTCTGGCACGCGCGCTGGCTCAGGAAGCAGAGGTTTATTTTATGGATGAACCTTTTGTAGGGGTGGATGCTGCAACAGAGAAAGCCATCATTTCTTTACTGAATGAGTTGAAGGAGCAGGGGAAGACTGTGCTGGTTGTTCACCATGACCTTCAGACCGTTACGGAGTACTTTGACTGGACCCTCCTTCTCAACAGAAAGACAATCGCATACGGACCAACTGTGAATGTGTTCAATGTCGATAATTTACAACTGACCTACGGCGGGAAACTATCCTTCCTGGAAAAGGATAAAATGCTGATTCAACCATAA